The following coding sequences are from one Streptomyces sp. NBC_00536 window:
- the ettA gene encoding energy-dependent translational throttle protein EttA — MAEFIYTMRKTRKAHGDKVILDDVTLNFLPGAKIGVVGPNGAGKSTVLKIMAGLEQPSNGEAYLSPGFSVGILMQEPKLDESKTVLENVQDGAAEIMGKLKRFNEVAEEMATDYTEALMDEMGKLQEILDHANAWDLDAQLEQAMDALGCPPGDWPVTNLSGGEKRRVALCKLLIEAPDLLLLDEPTNHLDAESVNWLEQHLSQYKGAVVAVTHDRYFLNNVAEWILELDRGRALPYEGNYSTYLEKKATRLKVEGRKDEKRQKRLKEELEWVRSNAKGRQTKSKARLARYEEMAAEADKMRKLDFEEIQIPPGPRLGSIVVEVNNLNKAFGDKVLVDDLSFTLPRNGIVGIIGPNGAGKTTLFKMLLGLEEPDSGSVKVGETVKISYVDQSRANIDPKKSLWAVVSDELDYINVGQVEMPSRAYVSAFGFKGPDQQKAAGILSGGERNRLNLALTLKEGGNLLLLDEPTNDLDVETLSSLENALLEFPGAAVVISHDRWFLDRVATHILAYEGESKWYWFEGNFESYEKNKVERLGADATRPHRATYKKLTRG, encoded by the coding sequence TTGGCTGAGTTCATCTACACCATGCGCAAGACGCGCAAGGCGCACGGCGACAAGGTGATTCTTGATGACGTCACCCTGAACTTCCTGCCCGGCGCGAAGATCGGTGTGGTCGGCCCGAACGGCGCCGGTAAGTCCACCGTCCTGAAGATCATGGCGGGCCTGGAGCAGCCGTCCAACGGTGAGGCGTACCTGTCTCCCGGCTTCAGCGTCGGCATCCTCATGCAGGAGCCGAAGCTCGACGAGTCCAAGACGGTCCTGGAGAACGTGCAGGACGGCGCCGCCGAGATCATGGGCAAGCTGAAGCGCTTCAACGAGGTCGCCGAGGAAATGGCGACCGACTACACCGAAGCGCTCATGGACGAGATGGGCAAGCTCCAGGAGATCCTGGACCACGCCAACGCGTGGGACCTCGACGCCCAGCTGGAGCAGGCCATGGACGCCCTGGGCTGCCCGCCCGGCGACTGGCCCGTCACCAACCTCTCCGGTGGCGAGAAGCGCCGCGTCGCGCTCTGCAAGCTGCTGATCGAGGCCCCGGACCTGCTCCTCCTCGACGAGCCCACCAACCACCTCGACGCCGAGTCGGTGAACTGGCTGGAGCAGCACCTCTCGCAGTACAAGGGCGCCGTCGTGGCCGTCACCCACGACCGGTACTTCCTGAACAACGTCGCCGAGTGGATCCTCGAACTCGACCGCGGCCGCGCGCTGCCCTACGAGGGCAACTACTCCACGTACCTGGAGAAGAAGGCCACCCGCCTCAAGGTCGAGGGCCGCAAGGACGAGAAGCGCCAGAAGCGCCTCAAGGAAGAGCTGGAGTGGGTCCGCTCCAACGCCAAGGGCCGCCAGACCAAGTCCAAGGCCCGCCTCGCCCGCTACGAGGAGATGGCGGCCGAAGCGGACAAGATGCGGAAGCTGGACTTCGAGGAGATCCAGATCCCGCCGGGCCCGCGTCTGGGCTCGATCGTGGTCGAGGTCAACAACCTCAACAAGGCGTTCGGTGACAAGGTCCTGGTCGACGACCTGTCCTTCACGCTGCCGCGCAACGGCATCGTGGGCATCATCGGCCCGAACGGCGCCGGCAAGACCACGCTCTTCAAGATGCTCCTGGGCCTGGAGGAGCCGGACTCCGGCTCCGTCAAGGTCGGCGAGACCGTCAAGATCTCGTACGTCGACCAGAGCCGCGCCAACATCGACCCCAAGAAGTCCCTCTGGGCCGTCGTGTCGGACGAGCTGGACTACATCAATGTCGGCCAGGTCGAGATGCCGTCGCGCGCGTACGTCAGCGCCTTCGGCTTCAAGGGTCCGGACCAGCAGAAGGCCGCCGGCATCCTCTCCGGTGGTGAGCGCAACCGCCTCAACCTGGCGCTGACGCTCAAGGAGGGCGGCAACCTGCTGCTCCTCGACGAGCCCACCAACGACCTCGACGTGGAGACCCTGTCCTCGCTCGAGAACGCGCTCCTGGAGTTCCCGGGTGCGGCCGTGGTCATCTCCCACGACCGCTGGTTCCTGGACCGGGTCGCGACGCACATCCTCGCCTACGAGGGCGAGTCCAAGTGGTACTGGTTCGAGGGCAACTTCGAGTCGTACGAGAAGAACAAGGTCGAGCGGCTCGGCGCGGACGCGACCCGTCCGCACCGCGCCACGTACAAGAAGCTCACCCGCGGCTGA
- a CDS encoding YbaK/EbsC family protein, with protein MTTHDWLMGQLERSQARFRVIDHAPEGRTEPASLLRRHALAQAAKCLVVRVALTRRTRRYVLAVVPGDRKVDLDGLRDMYRGTEASFATREVAERLAGSVSGSVVPFARDPELDLVVDPELLVHDEIFFNAARLDRSVALATADYVALARPRVEAIAQHPMAQRMTG; from the coding sequence ATGACCACGCACGACTGGCTCATGGGGCAGCTGGAGCGGAGCCAGGCGCGCTTCCGGGTCATCGACCACGCCCCGGAAGGCCGCACCGAACCCGCCAGCCTGCTCCGCCGCCACGCCCTGGCACAGGCCGCCAAATGCCTGGTGGTCCGGGTCGCGCTGACCCGGCGCACCCGCCGGTACGTCCTGGCCGTCGTGCCCGGGGACCGCAAGGTCGACCTGGACGGGCTCCGCGACATGTACCGCGGCACGGAGGCGTCGTTCGCGACCCGCGAGGTGGCCGAGCGGCTGGCGGGCAGCGTCAGCGGCTCCGTCGTGCCCTTCGCCCGCGATCCCGAGCTGGACCTCGTGGTCGATCCCGAACTGCTCGTGCACGACGAGATCTTCTTCAACGCGGCCCGGCTCGACCGGTCGGTGGCCCTGGCCACGGCCGATTACGTCGCGCTGGCCCGACCCCGGGTAGAGGCGATCGCCCAACACCCCATGGCCCAGAGGATGACAGGATGA
- a CDS encoding thioesterase II family protein, protein MTLRTDTLVEADSDRWFRRYAVSAAPRRRLLVLPHAGGSAGYFHSWGTAFDRDTEVLVARYPGRHERLTDPCIESMEELADHVTAALLPFLDVPVSVFGHSMGASVAYEVALRLESRHAVRPAALHVSSRKAPHRLTPRTLHTESDDALIAEVRRLGGTNDALLDDPDLREIVLPAIRADFTVVGTYGPRPETPVGCPVHAYIGDRDPSTTPEDMAAWADVAPEGFDLTVLPGGHFYLTEQHAPLLGTIARQLATTG, encoded by the coding sequence ATGACCCTCCGCACCGACACCCTTGTCGAGGCCGACAGCGACCGGTGGTTCCGGCGGTACGCCGTGAGCGCCGCCCCCCGCCGACGGCTGCTGGTCCTGCCCCACGCGGGCGGCTCGGCGGGCTACTTCCACAGCTGGGGCACCGCCTTCGACCGCGACACGGAGGTCCTCGTCGCCCGCTACCCGGGCCGCCACGAGCGGCTCACCGACCCGTGCATCGAGAGCATGGAGGAACTCGCCGACCACGTCACCGCCGCGCTGCTGCCCTTCCTGGACGTACCGGTGTCGGTCTTCGGCCACAGCATGGGCGCCTCCGTGGCCTACGAGGTGGCGCTGCGCCTGGAGAGCAGGCACGCGGTGCGCCCCGCGGCGCTCCACGTGTCGAGCCGCAAGGCCCCGCACCGGCTGACCCCGCGCACCCTGCACACGGAGAGCGACGACGCGCTGATCGCCGAGGTCCGACGCCTCGGCGGCACCAACGACGCCCTGCTGGACGACCCGGACCTGCGGGAGATCGTGCTGCCGGCGATCCGGGCGGACTTCACGGTCGTCGGCACCTACGGCCCGCGCCCCGAAACCCCGGTCGGCTGCCCCGTCCACGCCTACATCGGCGACCGGGACCCGTCCACCACCCCCGAGGACATGGCCGCATGGGCCGACGTGGCCCCCGAGGGCTTCGACCTGACCGTCCTGCCCGGCGGCCACTTCTACCTGACGGAGCAGCACGCCCCCCTGCTGGGCACCATCGCCCGACAACTGGCCACCACCGGCTGA
- a CDS encoding dynamin family protein has translation MDVRPQLLDALSAVRDRVASVRLPLPLPGAPRARQTRSELLAQLDDYLVPRLKAPEAPLLAVVGGSTGAGKSTLVNSLVGRQVSEAGVLRPTTRTPVLVCHPDDHHWFAGMRVLPDLMRVWLPQGEEEAVPATRKGLGRRPAATRGGQPRELRIETVSTLPRGLAVLDAPDIDSLVVDNRTLAAELICAADVWVMVTTASRYADAVPWHLLRTAKEYKATLVTVLDRVPHQVLGEVSRQYAALLTRAGLGDVPRFTVPELPESAGDGGLLPASAVAPLFAWLSHHAQDPAARQQAVGRTALGVLDSLSRRMPELASAVAAQHAAAVRLTSAVEDAYKREGKRVRTRLDNGAVLAGDALTRWRGYPLDTTADELLDSLAESLAALLQCAVAAADERIAQAWRREPAAAAVPPAAPDREAGERIGMAVRRWRRVLEELAEEEVSRLEKQPGPDPDVVAALLVAVLLGGKRARAAGEKLAERVGVQVALRLRDRGGELVATHLDQVLRAERDRRLAPLEALEVTPEPQAELIAALSVLQKER, from the coding sequence TTGGATGTTCGGCCTCAGCTGCTCGATGCCCTCTCCGCCGTGCGCGACCGGGTAGCCTCCGTGCGTCTGCCGCTGCCCCTGCCCGGCGCCCCGCGCGCCCGTCAGACCAGATCGGAGCTGCTCGCACAGCTCGACGACTACCTCGTGCCCCGGCTCAAAGCCCCCGAAGCCCCGTTGCTCGCCGTCGTCGGCGGATCCACCGGGGCCGGCAAGTCCACCCTCGTCAACTCCCTCGTGGGACGCCAGGTGAGTGAAGCCGGAGTGCTCCGGCCCACGACCCGGACGCCCGTCCTCGTCTGCCACCCGGATGACCACCACTGGTTCGCCGGGATGCGGGTGCTCCCCGATCTGATGCGCGTCTGGCTCCCGCAGGGGGAGGAAGAAGCCGTTCCGGCCACCCGCAAGGGGCTCGGCCGCCGCCCGGCCGCCACCCGCGGCGGGCAGCCGCGCGAACTGCGCATCGAGACCGTCAGCACCCTGCCGCGCGGCCTCGCCGTCCTCGACGCCCCCGACATCGACTCCCTCGTCGTCGACAACCGGACCCTGGCCGCCGAACTGATCTGCGCCGCCGACGTCTGGGTCATGGTGACCACCGCCTCCCGCTACGCCGACGCCGTCCCCTGGCACCTGCTGCGCACCGCCAAGGAGTACAAGGCGACCCTGGTCACCGTCCTGGACCGGGTGCCGCACCAGGTCCTGGGCGAGGTCTCGCGGCAGTACGCCGCGCTGCTCACGCGGGCCGGGCTGGGCGACGTACCGCGGTTCACCGTTCCGGAGCTGCCCGAGTCGGCCGGGGACGGCGGGCTGCTGCCCGCCAGTGCGGTGGCCCCGCTGTTCGCCTGGCTCAGCCACCACGCGCAGGACCCCGCCGCGCGGCAGCAGGCCGTCGGCCGGACCGCGCTCGGGGTGCTGGACTCGCTCTCCCGCCGGATGCCCGAACTGGCCTCCGCCGTCGCGGCCCAGCACGCCGCCGCCGTACGGCTGACCTCCGCCGTCGAAGACGCGTACAAGCGGGAGGGCAAGCGGGTCCGCACCCGGCTCGACAACGGCGCCGTGCTTGCCGGGGACGCCCTCACCCGCTGGCGCGGCTACCCCCTCGACACCACCGCCGACGAACTCCTCGACTCGCTCGCCGAGTCGCTCGCCGCCCTGCTGCAATGCGCCGTGGCCGCCGCCGACGAGCGGATCGCGCAGGCCTGGCGCCGCGAACCGGCCGCCGCCGCCGTCCCGCCGGCCGCGCCCGACCGGGAGGCGGGCGAGCGCATCGGGATGGCCGTACGGCGCTGGCGGCGCGTCCTGGAGGAGCTGGCCGAGGAGGAAGTGAGCCGGCTGGAGAAGCAGCCCGGGCCCGACCCGGACGTCGTGGCCGCCCTGCTCGTCGCCGTGCTGCTCGGCGGCAAGCGGGCCCGGGCGGCGGGCGAGAAGCTGGCCGAGCGGGTCGGCGTACAGGTGGCCCTGCGGCTGCGCGACCGAGGCGGCGAACTCGTCGCCACCCACCTCGACCAGGTGCTGCGGGCCGAACGCGACCGCCGCCTCGCCCCCCTCGAAGCGCTCGAAGTGACCCCGGAACCCCAGGCAGAACTGATCGCCGCGCTGTCCGTACTGCAGAAGGAGAGGTGA
- a CDS encoding GTPase, which translates to MTALTDRTDDRDHDHDHDHDGDRAHEQDGEGRPRWDDGFIARSRRTGTGPGDGPDDDPDGNGGADEALVRAVSGAGNDGGKAPSAPPLSPEGQALRTRLEALRQLVGLSRTRLDGKTLAEAGRVLDEYAARRGLSAQHTVVAIAGATGSGKSTLFNSLAGVQISETGLRRPTTAAPIACSWSDGAAGLLDRLEIPGRLRRRPRETSEAGALRGMVLVDLPDLDSAVGAHRDHVDRVLALVDAVVWVVDPEKYADAVLHERYLRPLAGHAEVTFVVLNQLDRLPGEAADLVLDDLRRLLDEDGIALGEHGEPGATVLGLSALTGEGLGELRELLAQFTQERGAATRRIAADVDRAAVRLRPLYIADGHSGPEIGEAARAGFEDRLAEAVGAYAAGLAAERAWRRNAGKACGTPWLRLWRWYEGRRAPRTLAGLAALAVIGGRGPGSGTAQAPAEAEVTARQRVEQAVRTVSDEAVNGLPDPWAQAVRETAVRGGEGLPEALDELTATVGVPSGKPPRPAWWPAAVLTQAAMTLLQIFGGLWLAGQIVGVLDPLLLPPVLLMVAGIVGGPLVEWACSIAARGPARRYGQDAEQRLRQAAAGCGRARVLEPVAAELLRYREVREQYATVARLSTTRQ; encoded by the coding sequence GTGACCGCCCTGACCGACCGAACCGACGACCGCGACCATGATCACGATCACGATCACGACGGTGATCGTGCGCACGAGCAGGACGGCGAGGGCCGGCCGCGCTGGGACGACGGGTTCATCGCACGGTCGCGCCGCACCGGTACGGGCCCGGGCGACGGCCCCGACGACGACCCGGACGGCAACGGCGGCGCCGACGAGGCGCTCGTACGGGCCGTCTCCGGAGCCGGGAACGACGGCGGCAAGGCTCCCTCCGCACCGCCGCTCAGCCCCGAGGGCCAGGCGCTGCGGACCCGGCTCGAAGCCCTGCGCCAGCTGGTCGGACTGTCCCGCACCCGGCTCGACGGCAAAACGCTGGCCGAGGCGGGGCGGGTGCTCGACGAATACGCCGCCCGGCGCGGGCTGTCGGCGCAGCACACGGTCGTCGCGATCGCCGGAGCCACCGGAAGCGGCAAGTCCACGCTCTTCAATTCACTCGCCGGGGTACAGATTTCGGAAACCGGTCTGCGCCGCCCGACCACCGCCGCGCCCATCGCGTGCAGCTGGTCCGACGGCGCCGCCGGACTCCTGGACCGGCTGGAGATCCCCGGCCGGCTGCGGCGGCGCCCGCGCGAGACCTCCGAGGCGGGGGCGCTGCGCGGGATGGTCCTGGTGGACCTCCCCGACCTGGACTCGGCGGTCGGCGCGCACCGCGACCACGTGGACCGGGTGCTGGCGCTCGTGGACGCGGTGGTGTGGGTGGTCGACCCCGAGAAGTACGCCGACGCCGTGCTGCACGAGCGCTACCTGCGGCCGCTCGCCGGGCACGCCGAGGTGACCTTCGTCGTGCTCAACCAGCTGGACCGGCTGCCCGGCGAGGCCGCCGACCTGGTCCTCGACGACCTGCGCCGGCTCCTCGACGAGGACGGGATCGCGCTCGGCGAGCACGGCGAACCCGGCGCGACCGTGCTCGGGCTCTCCGCGCTCACCGGCGAAGGGCTGGGTGAACTGCGCGAACTGCTCGCCCAGTTCACCCAGGAGCGGGGCGCCGCGACCCGGCGGATCGCCGCCGACGTCGACCGGGCGGCGGTGCGGCTGCGCCCGCTGTACATCGCCGACGGGCACTCCGGACCGGAGATCGGCGAGGCCGCCCGGGCCGGGTTCGAGGACCGGCTCGCCGAGGCGGTCGGGGCGTACGCCGCCGGGCTGGCCGCCGAGCGCGCCTGGCGGCGCAACGCCGGAAAGGCGTGCGGGACGCCGTGGCTGCGGCTGTGGCGGTGGTACGAGGGCCGCCGCGCCCCGCGCACGCTGGCCGGGCTGGCCGCCCTGGCCGTGATCGGCGGCCGCGGTCCCGGGTCCGGGACCGCGCAGGCCCCGGCCGAGGCGGAGGTGACCGCGCGCCAGCGGGTGGAACAGGCCGTGCGCACCGTCTCCGACGAGGCGGTGAACGGGCTGCCCGACCCCTGGGCCCAGGCCGTACGGGAGACCGCGGTCCGGGGCGGCGAGGGGCTGCCGGAGGCGCTGGACGAGCTGACGGCGACGGTGGGCGTGCCCAGCGGGAAGCCGCCGCGCCCCGCGTGGTGGCCCGCCGCGGTCCTGACCCAGGCGGCCATGACGCTGCTCCAGATCTTCGGAGGGCTGTGGCTGGCGGGCCAGATCGTCGGGGTGCTGGACCCGCTGCTGCTGCCGCCGGTGCTGCTCATGGTGGCGGGCATCGTGGGCGGTCCGCTGGTGGAGTGGGCCTGCTCGATCGCGGCCCGCGGCCCCGCCCGGCGGTACGGGCAGGACGCCGAACAGCGGCTGCGGCAGGCGGCGGCCGGATGCGGGCGGGCGCGGGTGCTGGAGCCGGTCGCGGCGGAGCTGCTGCGCTACCGGGAGGTGCGCGAGCAGTACGCGACGGTGGCGAGGTTGTCCACAACCCGTCAGTAG
- a CDS encoding TQXA domain-containing protein, translating into MAAASAGSAASNEPAASAAPGGGLRAAARRPLAMALLAAALATAPGTAAAAAEADGVGSRPPEGASAVLDGLKTYGQAVLRTQDGAVQQIPAGLYEMRVDGGGMLQTYGVGLAGFAQPEAHYTETAWSRSPLGGHGDAGRIRWVLEHSYPQLNDLAGLAKAAGAGPLTAESAAAGTQVAIWRLADGAQVEAADPEAEKLADYLQRVAGQLPEPPASLGLDPGEVSGPVGSRIGPVTVRTGAQSVTVTPDTAALAMGVRVVDADGQPVTTAGNGSKLFFEVPAGTPDGVASVMVQGAMRVPVGRVFTSGEQARALIVAGSSESSASAVATAVWPTRVVRAQGSPGTTVGPPTGATRSTTGTTSLTDEQRLAASGSSAATPVIAGLAVGLVVLGGMVVLLLRKRPLEEDAPPSTPSDD; encoded by the coding sequence ATCGCCGCCGCATCCGCCGGATCCGCCGCATCCAATGAACCCGCCGCGTCCGCCGCGCCGGGGGGCGGGCTGCGGGCCGCCGCGCGGCGGCCGCTCGCCATGGCGCTGCTGGCCGCCGCCCTCGCCACCGCGCCCGGAACCGCGGCGGCCGCCGCCGAGGCCGACGGAGTGGGCTCCCGGCCGCCGGAGGGCGCGAGCGCCGTGCTCGACGGACTGAAGACCTACGGGCAGGCGGTCCTGCGCACCCAGGACGGCGCGGTGCAGCAGATCCCGGCCGGGCTGTACGAGATGCGGGTCGACGGTGGCGGCATGCTCCAGACGTACGGGGTCGGCCTGGCCGGCTTCGCGCAGCCCGAGGCGCACTACACGGAGACCGCGTGGAGCCGCAGCCCCCTCGGGGGTCACGGAGACGCGGGCCGGATCCGCTGGGTACTGGAGCACTCCTACCCGCAGTTGAACGACCTGGCGGGACTGGCCAAGGCCGCCGGGGCCGGGCCGCTCACCGCCGAGAGCGCGGCGGCCGGGACCCAGGTGGCGATCTGGCGGCTGGCCGACGGCGCGCAGGTGGAGGCGGCCGACCCGGAGGCGGAGAAGCTGGCCGACTACCTCCAGCGGGTCGCCGGGCAGCTGCCCGAGCCCCCGGCCTCGCTGGGGCTGGACCCCGGCGAGGTGTCCGGTCCGGTGGGCAGCAGGATCGGGCCGGTCACCGTCCGGACGGGGGCGCAGAGCGTGACGGTCACCCCGGACACGGCGGCCCTGGCGATGGGCGTGCGCGTGGTCGACGCGGACGGGCAGCCGGTCACCACCGCGGGGAACGGCAGCAAGCTGTTCTTCGAGGTCCCGGCGGGCACGCCCGACGGGGTGGCCTCGGTGATGGTGCAGGGTGCGATGAGGGTTCCGGTGGGCCGGGTCTTCACCAGCGGAGAACAGGCCCGGGCCCTGATCGTCGCCGGGTCCAGCGAGTCCTCGGCCTCCGCGGTGGCCACGGCGGTGTGGCCGACCCGGGTGGTCCGGGCCCAGGGCTCGCCCGGGACGACCGTCGGCCCGCCGACCGGCGCCACCCGGTCCACCACGGGTACGACGAGCCTCACCGACGAGCAACGCCTGGCCGCCAGCGGCAGCTCCGCCGCCACCCCGGTCATCGCCGGCCTGGCCGTGGGCCTGGTGGTCCTGGGCGGCATGGTCGTCCTCCTCCTCCGCAAGCGCCCCCTGGAGGAAGACGCACCCCCCTCCACCCCGTCCGACGACTGA
- a CDS encoding single-stranded DNA-binding protein, which translates to MNDTLVTLVGNVATGMDYRESPNGAVVRFRFAVTPRYWDRQRENWKDGSTSFYTVWARRALAVNLAGSVASGEPLVVHGRLRVRDEENDGKRWVSAEIDAVAIGHDLNRGTAAFRRIVRVDAPLTEAQKAAVG; encoded by the coding sequence ATGAACGACACCCTGGTGACGCTGGTGGGGAATGTGGCGACGGGGATGGACTACCGGGAATCGCCGAACGGGGCGGTGGTCAGATTCCGGTTCGCCGTGACCCCGCGGTACTGGGACCGGCAGCGGGAGAACTGGAAGGACGGTTCGACCAGCTTCTACACCGTGTGGGCGCGCCGGGCGCTCGCCGTCAACCTCGCGGGGTCGGTCGCCTCGGGCGAACCCCTGGTGGTGCACGGGCGGCTGCGGGTGCGCGACGAGGAGAACGACGGCAAACGGTGGGTCTCGGCGGAGATCGACGCGGTGGCCATCGGGCACGACCTCAACCGCGGGACCGCGGCCTTCCGCCGCATCGTCCGCGTGGACGCTCCGCTGACGGAAGCTCAGAAGGCGGCGGTGGGCTGA
- a CDS encoding bifunctional phosphatase PAP2/diacylglycerol kinase family protein produces the protein MADQELTWHGRLAQSDRALFDAVARRHWPGADRTLPALGRAANHGLLWAGAASALAAFGSPGARRGAMRAMASLALASASINTVGKWSVRRPRPLLEGVPVTRQPTHPPRTTSFPSGHSASAFAFAAGLALESPGWGALALPVAASVAFSRVYTGVHYPTDVLAGAALGVAAGCTVRWLARDAERRRVSPGNERPAADAPALPDGDGLTVIVNKGSGTAAEAGLDLLRAALPRAELIACEGPDLPAELAAAAARSVVLGVCGGDGTVNAAATAALVAGVPLAVFPGGTLNHFALDLGLAGAEDTCRAVAAGHAVKVGVGRFAPGPARAEPALDASAVPVPEPGPGGREEFGYFLNNFSIGAYPELLGHRLRWGPRIGGGPAALLASWKVLRAERPVRLRLAGRSRAVWLLFAGNGTYRGSGPTPRHRMSLGEGLLDVRLVYGGGRPGPRLLAAALAGPLTRSPVHTATRLRSLRVTRVPAGTPLAYDGEYALAPGAFVLDDLPDALTVYRPRPAPTPGPDTHRITRTDDG, from the coding sequence ATGGCTGATCAGGAACTGACCTGGCACGGCAGGCTCGCCCAGAGCGACCGCGCACTGTTCGACGCGGTCGCCCGCAGGCACTGGCCCGGCGCGGACCGCACCCTGCCCGCACTGGGCCGAGCCGCCAACCACGGCCTGCTGTGGGCGGGCGCCGCCTCCGCCCTGGCGGCCTTCGGCTCGCCCGGCGCCCGCCGCGGAGCGATGCGCGCGATGGCCTCGCTGGCCCTCGCCTCCGCCTCCATCAACACCGTCGGCAAGTGGTCGGTCCGCAGGCCCCGCCCGCTGCTGGAGGGCGTGCCCGTCACCCGACAGCCCACCCATCCGCCCCGGACCACCTCCTTCCCGTCCGGCCACTCGGCCTCCGCCTTCGCCTTCGCCGCCGGGCTGGCTCTGGAGTCCCCGGGCTGGGGCGCCCTCGCGCTCCCGGTGGCGGCCTCCGTGGCCTTCTCCCGGGTGTACACGGGCGTGCACTACCCGACCGACGTCCTGGCGGGGGCCGCGCTCGGCGTGGCCGCGGGCTGCACCGTCCGGTGGCTGGCCCGGGACGCCGAGCGCCGCCGGGTCTCCCCGGGCAACGAGCGCCCGGCCGCCGACGCCCCCGCGCTCCCGGACGGGGACGGGCTCACGGTGATCGTCAACAAGGGGTCCGGGACCGCCGCCGAGGCCGGGCTCGACCTGCTGCGGGCCGCCCTGCCGCGGGCCGAGCTGATCGCATGCGAGGGGCCGGACCTGCCCGCCGAGCTGGCCGCGGCGGCCGCGCGCAGCGTCGTGCTCGGGGTGTGCGGGGGCGACGGCACGGTGAACGCGGCCGCCACCGCCGCGCTGGTGGCCGGGGTGCCCCTCGCCGTGTTCCCGGGCGGGACCCTGAACCACTTCGCGCTCGACCTCGGGCTCGCGGGCGCCGAGGACACCTGCCGGGCGGTGGCCGCGGGCCACGCCGTGAAGGTGGGCGTGGGCCGCTTCGCCCCGGGCCCCGCCCGCGCCGAACCGGCCCTCGACGCGAGCGCCGTCCCGGTCCCGGAGCCCGGGCCGGGGGGCCGGGAGGAGTTCGGGTACTTCCTGAACAACTTCAGCATTGGCGCGTACCCGGAGCTGCTCGGGCACCGGCTGCGCTGGGGGCCCCGGATCGGCGGCGGGCCCGCCGCGCTGCTGGCGTCCTGGAAGGTGCTGCGCGCCGAGCGCCCCGTACGCCTGCGGCTGGCCGGGCGGAGCCGGGCCGTCTGGCTGCTCTTCGCGGGCAACGGGACCTACCGGGGCAGCGGCCCGACCCCCCGGCACCGGATGAGCCTGGGCGAAGGGCTGCTCGACGTACGGCTCGTCTACGGCGGCGGGCGCCCGGGCCCGCGGCTGCTGGCCGCCGCCCTCGCGGGCCCGCTCACGCGCTCGCCCGTCCACACGGCGACCCGGCTGCGCAGCCTGCGCGTCACGCGGGTCCCGGCGGGCACCCCGCTGGCCTACGACGGGGAGTACGCGCTGGCCCCCGGGGCCTTCGTACTGGACGACCTGCCCGACGCCCTCACGGTCTACCGCCCCCGCCCCGCCCCCACCCCCGGACCTGACACCCACAGGATCACTCGGACAGACGACGGCTGA